A stretch of Odocoileus virginianus isolate 20LAN1187 ecotype Illinois chromosome 31, Ovbor_1.2, whole genome shotgun sequence DNA encodes these proteins:
- the LOC110130313 gene encoding uncharacterized protein produces the protein MWELHLYFFSEEMALPGGRRARAGSALNEAGSALDGVRKPPHNLKKSRKLPHSKTILGEQVRRHSHFVKEIIFTAEQKFCGSSTPPKLGNTGTEGTRSIPETGFGRARAARRPRSRCHAHLPGRGRCQRGHRGGGPGGGGKRRAARPARPPRVPITPAPLPRAPLRGCSLLTLDADARDTAKNKKKGPASPQTALLRGAQQRSGAREAEPSGPGRPGEGGSREERCGAGLEPTPLLTGGSRRAFGTGLRQTSRAVSMFLKEPSPGGLDLPPAVISQRSFVERWDTPPVCSRENLKALGCSPSGIL, from the exons ATGTGGGAGCTGCACCTTTATTTCTTCTCAGAAGAAATGGCCTTACCAGGTGGGCGGAGGGCCAGAGCCGGAAGTGCCCTGAATGAAGCCGGAAGTGCCCTGGATGGAGTTCGGAAGCCACCTCA TAACTTGAAAAAGTCTAGAAAGCTGCCACACTCTAAGACCATCTTGGGGGAGCAAGTGAGACGCCATTCACACTTTGTTAAG GAGATTATTTTTACGGCAGAGCAGAAGTTTTGTGGCTCCTCCACGCCGCCAAAGCTGGGAAATACAGGTACAGAAGGAACCCGGAGCATCCCTGAGACGGGATTCGGAAGAGCTCGGGCAGCTCGCAGACCGAGGAGCCGGTGTCACGCTCACCTGCCAGGACGCGGCCGCTGCCAACGTGGGCACCGCGGCGGCGGCCCGGGCGGAGGGGGAAAGAGACGAGCAGCGCGGCCAGCCCGCCCTCCCCGCGTGCCAATCACGCCCGCACCGCTGCCACGAGCGCCACTTCGGGGATGCTCGCTTTTGACTCTGGACGCCGACGCGCGTGACACAGctaagaacaaaaagaaaggcccCGCATCGCCCCAGACTGCCCTCCTCAGGGGAGCCCAGCAACGGAGCGGAGCCCGGGAGGCGGAACCCAGCGGCCCGGGGCGGCCCGGGGAAGGAGGCTCCAGGGAGGAGAGGTGCGGGGCCGGCCTCGAGCCCACTCCG ctcctcACCGGAGGCTCCCGGCGCGCCTTCGGGACTGGGCTCCGACAGACCAGCAGAGCGGTCTCGATGTTTTTAAAGGAG CCCTCCCCAGGTGGGCTTGATCTCCCTCCAGCTGTTATCTCTCAGCGCTCCTTTGTTGAGCGTTGGGACACTCCACCTGTGTGCAGCAGAGAAAACCTGAAGGCTCTTGGGTGCTCCCCAAGCGGGATCCTCTAG